The Amycolatopsis sp. DG1A-15b genome window below encodes:
- a CDS encoding winged helix-turn-helix transcriptional regulator, giving the protein MPTSARTYGQFCGLARALEIVGERWSLLVVRDLMLGPKRFDDLQRTLPRIPVSILTSRLNELEEGGVVRRRVQSQLDAGVVYELTEYGTELDHIVLDLALWGSRSLTYPKPDEVFTLDTAIISLYTTFQEEAAAGVHVNYELHHPGDMIVHAMVDDGALKASAGALPAADLVIEPQGPAVLDLLNGSLTAQDAISSGKIRVQGDPAHLDLFTRLFRIPPAPERPTGLVAH; this is encoded by the coding sequence ATGCCTACCTCCGCTCGCACCTACGGACAGTTCTGCGGCCTGGCCCGGGCGCTCGAGATCGTCGGTGAGCGGTGGTCGCTCCTCGTCGTCCGTGACCTCATGCTCGGCCCGAAGCGGTTCGACGACCTGCAGCGCACCCTGCCGCGCATCCCGGTGAGCATCCTGACCTCGCGCCTCAACGAGCTCGAGGAGGGGGGCGTGGTCCGCCGCCGCGTCCAGTCGCAGCTGGACGCCGGCGTCGTCTACGAACTCACCGAGTACGGCACCGAACTCGACCACATCGTGCTCGACCTGGCCCTGTGGGGCTCGCGCTCGCTGACCTACCCGAAGCCGGACGAGGTCTTCACCCTCGACACCGCCATCATCTCGCTCTACACGACCTTCCAGGAGGAGGCCGCCGCGGGCGTGCACGTCAACTACGAGCTGCACCACCCCGGCGACATGATCGTGCACGCCATGGTCGACGACGGCGCGCTCAAGGCCTCCGCCGGCGCGCTGCCCGCGGCGGACCTGGTGATCGAGCCGCAGGGCCCGGCCGTCCTCGACCTGCTCAACGGCAGCCTGACCGCCCAGGACGCCATCTCCAGCGGCAAGATCCGGGTCCAGGGCGACCCGGCGCACCTCGACCTGTTCACCCGGCTGTTCCGCATCCCGCCGGCCCCCGAGCGCCCGACCGGGCTCGTCGCGCACTGA
- a CDS encoding copper resistance protein CopC, with protein sequence MRRALALLAFLAGWLLLGATPASAHVEVVSSTPGDGTRLGAAPSLVSVTLSENIGIQPGSIKVVDLGGHQVDTGPVFQPGEDAQQVAVRLRPGVPDGSYLVEYAFVSADSHPVRGTFAFVVGTGPLVTSAGAVSAATGTDTAVDAASTAVRWLAYVGVVLLGGTAFVVLCRPAGRTDRRARQLLHAGAGLVAVTAAAAFVLQGPYAAGRGLGAVFDTGLLADTLRVAYGKLLLLRLAAVAVLVVLLPRLLRPGLPDRLRARYENLTMVTGFVVLLTFSATGHPVTDPVLFVSVTADLVHFGAIAVWAGGLAQLALCLYRPAGGEDPAPAAARFSGVAAKAVTAIAISGAVLALRIMPSVSTLWTTGFGLLVLLKTAGFAVLLAVAARSRAAVRRGLTTPPKGTTGTVTADLRRLRQAVAAEVVLSAVVLALAALLTVTPPGG encoded by the coding sequence GTGAGGCGGGCGCTGGCCCTGCTGGCGTTCCTCGCCGGCTGGCTGCTGCTCGGCGCCACCCCGGCTTCGGCGCACGTCGAAGTCGTCTCGTCGACCCCGGGAGACGGCACCCGCCTCGGCGCGGCGCCGTCCCTGGTGTCGGTCACCCTGTCGGAGAACATCGGGATCCAGCCCGGCTCGATCAAGGTCGTCGACCTCGGCGGGCACCAGGTCGACACCGGGCCGGTGTTCCAGCCCGGCGAGGACGCCCAGCAGGTCGCGGTGCGCCTGCGGCCCGGCGTCCCGGACGGCAGCTACCTGGTCGAATACGCCTTCGTCTCGGCCGACTCCCACCCCGTGCGCGGCACCTTCGCCTTCGTCGTCGGCACCGGCCCGCTGGTCACCTCGGCCGGCGCGGTCTCCGCGGCCACCGGCACCGACACCGCCGTCGACGCCGCGTCGACGGCGGTGCGCTGGCTGGCCTACGTCGGCGTCGTGCTGCTCGGCGGGACGGCGTTCGTCGTCCTGTGCCGCCCCGCGGGCCGCACCGACCGGCGGGCCCGGCAGCTGCTGCACGCCGGCGCCGGGCTCGTCGCGGTGACCGCCGCCGCGGCCTTCGTGCTGCAAGGGCCCTACGCGGCCGGCCGCGGCCTCGGCGCGGTGTTCGACACCGGGCTGCTGGCGGACACCCTGCGCGTCGCCTACGGGAAGCTGCTGCTGCTCCGGCTGGCCGCCGTCGCGGTGCTGGTGGTGCTGCTGCCCCGGCTCCTGCGGCCCGGCCTGCCCGACCGGCTGCGGGCCCGGTACGAGAACCTGACCATGGTCACCGGCTTCGTCGTGCTGCTGACGTTCTCGGCCACCGGGCACCCGGTCACCGACCCGGTCCTGTTCGTCTCCGTCACAGCCGACCTCGTGCACTTCGGGGCCATCGCGGTGTGGGCGGGCGGGCTGGCCCAGCTGGCGCTCTGCCTCTACCGCCCGGCCGGGGGCGAGGACCCGGCCCCGGCCGCGGCCCGCTTCTCCGGCGTCGCCGCCAAGGCGGTGACGGCGATCGCGATCAGCGGCGCGGTGCTGGCCCTGCGCATCATGCCGTCGGTGTCGACGCTGTGGACCACCGGATTCGGCCTGCTGGTGCTGCTCAAGACCGCCGGGTTCGCCGTGCTGCTGGCGGTGGCGGCCCGCTCCCGCGCCGCGGTGCGCCGGGGCTTGACCACGCCGCCGAAGGGCACCACCGGGACGGTCACGGCGGATTTGCGCCGGCTGCGGCAGGCGGTGGCCGCCGAAGTGGTGCTCAGCGCCGTGGTGCTGGCCCTGGCCGCCCTGCTGACGGTGACCCCGCCGGGCGGCTGA
- a CDS encoding maleylpyruvate isomerase family mycothiol-dependent enzyme, with translation MTGTRPALAPDFVGYPEVRRGVRALIGTRPGTHRRAVPACPKWTVVDLVGHLLEKAEGVLARLGGPAPAPAGPLEVPALLDRWDDVGDEVDRRLAAAGGRSGDVLVMDAYTHELDLRAALGVPPPVEHLAWAPSFEVLVRGFTGSVAGSGLPALRIRTTGGSAWTAGAGRPAASVTAPAHDLYRALAGRRSLAQLAALDWSEAPGPWLPAFTWGPFAPPPHPGV, from the coding sequence GTGACAGGGACCCGGCCGGCGCTTGCGCCGGACTTCGTGGGTTACCCGGAGGTGCGGCGCGGGGTGCGCGCCCTGATCGGGACCCGGCCCGGCACCCACCGCCGCGCGGTCCCGGCCTGTCCGAAGTGGACTGTCGTCGACCTGGTCGGCCACCTCCTCGAGAAGGCCGAGGGCGTGCTCGCGCGCCTCGGCGGCCCCGCGCCCGCCCCGGCCGGGCCGCTCGAGGTCCCCGCCCTGCTGGACCGCTGGGACGACGTGGGCGACGAGGTCGACCGGCGGCTCGCGGCCGCGGGCGGGCGCAGCGGCGACGTCCTGGTGATGGACGCCTACACCCACGAGCTGGACCTGCGCGCCGCCCTCGGCGTCCCGCCGCCGGTGGAGCACCTCGCCTGGGCGCCGAGCTTCGAGGTGCTGGTCCGCGGCTTCACCGGCTCGGTCGCCGGCAGCGGCCTGCCGGCCCTGCGGATCCGCACGACGGGCGGCTCGGCGTGGACGGCGGGCGCGGGCCGTCCGGCGGCGTCGGTGACCGCCCCGGCCCACGACCTCTACCGCGCGCTCGCCGGGCGCCGCTCCCTCGCGCAGCTGGCGGCGCTGGACTGGAGCGAGGCCCCCGGGCCGTGGCTGCCCGCGTTCACCTGGGGTCCGTTCGCCCCGCCGCCGCACCCGGGGGTGTGA
- a CDS encoding MgtC/SapB family protein produces the protein MPTLWSTPAQWSLLPPVLLALVLSVAIGLEREAGMKAAGLRTHSLVGVGSAVFMLVSKYGFADLLGLEHVSLDPSRIAAQIVSGIGFIGGGLIFVRRDAVRGLTTAATIWVTAAVGTACGAGLPVLAAGATVGHFVVTRGFPPLQRFVARHRREPPLVRLSYLDGHGVLRAALAACTGRGWAVHHVEVDHESVSEEGQRIAVVTLRLDGRGDLYDLAAELAELPGVRSTSTGLGEPLDE, from the coding sequence TTGCCCACGCTGTGGTCCACGCCGGCGCAGTGGAGCCTGCTGCCGCCGGTCCTGCTCGCGCTCGTGCTGAGCGTCGCCATCGGGCTCGAACGCGAGGCGGGCATGAAGGCCGCCGGGCTGCGCACGCACAGCCTGGTCGGCGTCGGCTCGGCGGTGTTCATGCTGGTCTCGAAGTACGGCTTCGCCGACCTGCTCGGCCTCGAGCACGTCTCGCTCGACCCGTCGCGGATCGCCGCGCAGATCGTCTCCGGCATCGGCTTCATCGGCGGCGGGCTGATCTTCGTCCGCCGGGACGCGGTGCGCGGGCTGACCACCGCGGCGACGATCTGGGTGACCGCCGCGGTCGGCACCGCGTGTGGCGCCGGGCTGCCGGTCCTCGCCGCCGGTGCCACCGTCGGGCACTTCGTGGTGACCCGGGGCTTCCCGCCGCTGCAGCGGTTCGTGGCCCGGCACCGCCGCGAACCGCCGCTGGTCCGGCTGAGCTACCTCGACGGCCACGGCGTGCTGCGCGCGGCGCTGGCCGCCTGCACCGGCCGGGGCTGGGCCGTGCACCACGTCGAGGTCGACCACGAATCGGTTTCCGAAGAGGGACAACGGATCGCGGTCGTGACACTGCGCCTCGACGGGCGCGGCGACCTCTACGACCTGGCCGCCGAACTCGCCGAACTGCCCGGTGTCCGGAGCACGTCCACCGGGCTCGGGGAACCGCTCGACGAATGA
- a CDS encoding M protein, producing the protein MAPGGGEDVAHTQPGFDLAWRGFHRAQVEEYVAWAEAELRRLAAESDSARRRGAALAEENRELRVKIDRICRTPIAPDALQERSRRMIELTREEAAEITARATEAAERSRREAEAEAVRLTEKERRLVAEAEAERERQRAEHEELLRAAEQRRRELDEAAAHRRAQLEEDHSRAMTVRRADAMRELADQKAAARAKADQLVADATQRSEELVTTGERKLAAAEAKAAKLVTNATQRAETLVTTAETKAEKLVTDATQRAETLVTTAEAKAEKLATDATQRAETLVSEATQHSETLVTTAETKAEKLVTDATQRAETLVTTAEAKAEKLVTDATQRAESMVGAAEREVAALGEVRDQLKATLSGCRGLLADAAVALDDRPGSFDPEATLPMAKRVPIQRRSPAADLTDAVG; encoded by the coding sequence ATGGCCCCCGGCGGCGGCGAGGACGTGGCGCACACACAGCCCGGATTCGACCTGGCGTGGCGTGGTTTTCACCGCGCCCAAGTCGAGGAGTACGTCGCGTGGGCCGAGGCCGAGCTACGCAGACTCGCCGCCGAGAGCGACTCCGCGCGCCGGCGTGGCGCTGCGCTCGCCGAGGAGAACCGTGAGCTCCGCGTGAAGATCGACCGGATCTGCCGGACCCCGATCGCGCCGGACGCTCTGCAGGAGCGTTCGCGCCGGATGATCGAGCTGACCCGCGAAGAAGCGGCCGAAATCACCGCGCGCGCAACGGAAGCCGCGGAGCGGAGCCGCCGGGAGGCCGAGGCGGAAGCCGTCCGGCTCACCGAGAAGGAGCGCCGCCTGGTCGCCGAGGCCGAGGCCGAGCGCGAGCGGCAGCGCGCCGAGCACGAGGAGCTCCTGCGGGCGGCCGAGCAACGCCGCCGCGAGCTCGACGAGGCCGCGGCCCACCGCCGGGCCCAGCTGGAGGAGGACCACAGCCGGGCCATGACGGTCCGCCGTGCCGACGCGATGCGCGAACTGGCCGACCAGAAAGCGGCGGCCCGCGCGAAGGCCGACCAGCTGGTCGCCGACGCGACCCAGCGCAGTGAAGAGCTGGTCACAACGGGCGAACGCAAGCTCGCGGCGGCCGAGGCCAAGGCCGCAAAGCTGGTCACCAACGCCACGCAACGCGCCGAAACACTCGTCACCACCGCCGAGACCAAGGCCGAAAAGCTCGTCACCGACGCCACCCAGCGCGCCGAAACACTCGTCACCACCGCCGAAGCCAAGGCCGAAAAGCTCGCCACCGACGCCACGCAACGCGCCGAAACGCTGGTCAGCGAAGCGACACAACACAGCGAAACGCTGGTCACCACCGCCGAGACCAAGGCCGAAAAGCTCGTCACCGACGCCACGCAACGCGCCGAAACACTCGTCACCACCGCCGAAGCCAAGGCCGAAAAGCTCGTCACCGACGCCACCCAGCGCGCCGAGAGCATGGTCGGCGCCGCCGAGCGGGAGGTCGCGGCTCTGGGTGAGGTCCGTGACCAGCTCAAAGCCACGCTGTCCGGCTGCCGCGGCCTGCTGGCCGACGCGGCCGTCGCCCTCGACGACCGTCCGGGGTCGTTCGACCCCGAAGCCACCCTGCCGATGGCGAAGAGAGTCCCGATCCAGCGCCGCTCACCCGCGGCGGACCTCACCGACGCGGTCGGCTGA